The following proteins are co-located in the Wenzhouxiangella marina genome:
- a CDS encoding S41 family peptidase — MRFKPLIQSATLAVMLALGAPCVHADRAAEPGPRAALVERAIATAEAAVANPAFVKGESWANFTAILRDPATQALDDDDFRRAFNDAAEALPFTHFRLKWQSPPTPAGEAEAMISLEWPREDVALVRIRMFEGDPAEFSEILATVIERQPRALIIDLRGNPGGSFPTAVALSRALHRDALDAGAFLARGWFDRHGDYPSADQYEAIEALDELDLAAYARKLRNDGAARLILPAHDEPIFEGQTLILVDGDTASTCEPLARRLQESGIPILGERTAGAMLSAEHFPLDDTLRLFVPVADYVTPSLERLDRRGVEPDIEVAAEAALDRALALIDES, encoded by the coding sequence ATGCGATTCAAGCCCCTTATCCAAAGCGCCACCCTTGCGGTCATGCTGGCCTTGGGCGCGCCTTGCGTCCACGCCGATCGAGCCGCTGAGCCTGGCCCCAGGGCCGCGCTCGTCGAACGCGCCATCGCCACCGCCGAAGCGGCCGTAGCCAACCCGGCCTTCGTCAAGGGCGAGTCATGGGCGAACTTCACCGCCATCCTGCGCGATCCGGCCACCCAGGCCCTCGACGATGACGACTTCCGTCGCGCCTTCAACGACGCCGCCGAGGCCTTGCCCTTCACCCATTTCCGCCTGAAATGGCAGTCGCCGCCGACGCCCGCAGGAGAGGCCGAAGCCATGATCAGCCTGGAATGGCCGCGCGAGGACGTCGCACTGGTCCGGATCCGGATGTTCGAGGGTGATCCCGCCGAGTTCAGCGAGATTCTCGCCACCGTCATCGAGCGCCAGCCGCGGGCCCTGATCATCGACCTCCGCGGCAACCCCGGTGGCTCCTTCCCGACGGCCGTCGCCCTGTCGCGCGCCCTGCATCGGGACGCCCTCGATGCCGGCGCCTTTCTGGCACGTGGCTGGTTCGACCGACACGGCGACTACCCGAGCGCAGATCAATACGAGGCCATCGAAGCCCTCGACGAACTCGATCTGGCGGCCTATGCACGGAAGTTGCGAAACGACGGCGCCGCCCGCCTGATCCTGCCCGCCCACGACGAGCCGATCTTCGAGGGACAGACCCTGATCCTCGTCGACGGCGACACGGCCAGCACCTGCGAGCCCCTCGCGCGCCGCCTGCAGGAATCCGGCATTCCCATCCTCGGCGAACGCACCGCCGGCGCCATGCTCAGCGCCGAGCATTTCCCGCTGGACGACACCTTGCGCTTGTTCGTACCGGTGGCGGACTATGTCACCCCGAGCCTGGAACGTCTCGATCGCCGAGGCGTCGAGCCCGACATCGAAGTCGCCGCGGAGGCCGCGCTGGATCGTGCGCTGGCTTTGATCGACGAATCCTGA
- a CDS encoding LytTR family DNA-binding domain-containing protein, producing the protein MPGKGNRGIGSTLRARLLRPLRFVDSWWLPIGVGSTVGALVVFTLLFFEPFGTDRYEASFRNLRLSGYGLCVLLPFLLVHGLSRWWIERRGSVWRLGHELASLALLVLLVFNAAYLYNTLVINQQPLRFDQWKDFSLFIAIPYLPLLAPPAMLIRRSLIAMLGDRVGEERIVLTGRNQDDRLRLAPSEFILAEAEQNYVTLHYRRRGQTAARMFRATLAEIESQLPDALRVHRSYLINPARVQAIEGNARKRLVRLEGSDRDVPVSPRFELARLEAAAGEV; encoded by the coding sequence ATGCCTGGCAAGGGAAACAGAGGAATCGGTTCGACGCTCCGCGCGAGGCTTCTGCGGCCGCTGCGTTTCGTCGACTCCTGGTGGCTGCCGATCGGGGTCGGCAGCACCGTCGGCGCCCTGGTCGTGTTTACCCTGCTGTTCTTCGAGCCCTTCGGCACCGACCGCTACGAAGCCTCTTTTCGCAACCTGCGACTGTCCGGCTACGGACTGTGCGTGCTGCTGCCCTTCCTGCTGGTTCACGGCCTGTCGCGCTGGTGGATCGAGCGCAGGGGCAGCGTCTGGCGGCTGGGCCACGAACTGGCCTCCCTGGCTCTGCTGGTCCTGCTGGTCTTCAACGCGGCCTATCTCTACAACACTCTGGTCATCAACCAGCAGCCGCTCCGCTTCGACCAGTGGAAGGATTTTTCCCTGTTCATCGCCATTCCCTATCTGCCCTTGCTGGCGCCGCCCGCGATGCTGATCCGGCGCTCGTTGATCGCCATGCTGGGCGATCGGGTGGGCGAAGAGCGCATCGTGCTGACCGGGCGCAACCAGGACGATCGCCTGCGGCTGGCACCCTCGGAGTTCATCCTGGCCGAAGCCGAGCAGAATTACGTCACGCTGCACTATCGGCGCCGTGGTCAGACCGCAGCACGGATGTTCCGCGCCACCCTGGCCGAGATCGAGTCCCAGCTTCCCGATGCCCTGCGCGTACATCGTTCCTATCTCATCAACCCCGCACGCGTCCAGGCCATCGAGGGAAATGCCCGCAAGCGCCTCGTCCGACTCGAAGGCAGCGATCGCGACGTCCCCGTGTCACCTCGCTTCGAGCTTGCGCGTCTGGAGGCCGCCGCGGGCGAAGTCTGA
- a CDS encoding choice-of-anchor O protein, giving the protein MRTRTVHSVAPDRGPKSNFIRNSLASGLAIALLAGGPALADDGAGPNGVPGSRFERMMTDNLTPGGEASHAFIDVMRSYIPAQRADGTLVTDVPRYNIDGDQVDVYSEARPQIGVFVYGDVEYPVTLEGIGFAGHGKREAYAAVTLDDGLTWKRTDLSESSDLSSADFDRPDVALYADDGINYPGDVINIFQATAGNQALVAWFSRYCDGGEPNYTLESSDPTRRDAIAAYMGIDLNTPSPDDLYLIDMFLVAGSQGSVDYAQDQFEQNHPVGEVPFSCLWTARGSLELMDDGTYDMIWRKAERLTSGRRDVNRVEVAMVEGAGAVITWQEDPEGLRAGQGEGPGEGWSGAVANSQTDVWYSYIEWEYFDEVQQDDGTIVEYAAYTGESNRPKPGIPFAMPMRLTDNAPCNVDNPAPYCNGSALVANNPGLPDPVGDYGMRDMCAQIANATVRIGQERVQTNVCVTEDGLPLVGNTASTRPRVGLYGFDSNDDDITDSGWVVLVAEESKGLGQFGVDTETGIVGCDPEVDANCETFDIGKNMWYHSFSMALSDTSVEESAQLIENLGSHGNMLNQPEIDWETGTMFAPVSTGSLWDFDTGNFDIYRTEIARRGSLLAQPFAKVATTALSDLIFADRFESTVRLAGAAPETLGLVAFPTWKQGAMQQGGPADVMARRILLPADFDDTTNGVKNPYAFTNMACDTWAYADGSNPFYPDGLCLDPAINLSSVTPDVCFDTSTLGSTACPTVDPVTGIGDTNPILEGSDIPEPNTTKVLTWHQCQPGMTGGTAVSAAGFDGLSDPDASFTCEDSLTNRTNNLTDQSWYNPLDVAKGHRGFLDGDFVMMLYAWAPNWKLNSRGQDRYQLYIRRSFDGGLTWTTLPADYTDRQGISYGDMAQGTVHCEIFRGQGGGTSDEPVGCYGYGAGAPEQARNVSQLKSQQFTILDPRYSPTPNTIVGSTDPADIRDASRYFIVYETGDNSTVEEGEAEPLDLFYGRGIRFGDHYTVWAEDTGSSDPNAGLENCYPNDLHDVTSLPANYLAAVPGSGFCNEFDPFEGAQGLASGEASLEASPDGSWLYGVWGQDDELTGESDAVWRKVRFIPDYISDTYSWSLPGTASYPGDNRYSGGN; this is encoded by the coding sequence ATGCGTACACGGACTGTACATTCGGTCGCGCCTGATCGGGGGCCGAAATCCAATTTCATTCGAAACAGCCTGGCTTCCGGCCTGGCCATCGCCCTGCTGGCCGGCGGGCCGGCCCTGGCCGATGATGGCGCCGGCCCGAACGGGGTGCCGGGATCGCGCTTCGAGCGCATGATGACCGACAATCTGACGCCAGGTGGCGAGGCATCGCACGCCTTCATCGACGTCATGCGGTCCTACATCCCGGCCCAGCGCGCCGACGGCACCCTGGTGACCGACGTTCCGCGCTACAACATCGACGGCGACCAGGTCGACGTCTACTCCGAGGCGAGACCGCAGATTGGCGTGTTCGTCTACGGCGATGTCGAGTATCCCGTGACCCTCGAAGGCATCGGCTTTGCCGGCCACGGCAAGCGCGAGGCCTACGCGGCCGTGACCCTGGATGACGGCCTGACCTGGAAGCGCACGGACCTGTCAGAATCCTCCGACCTCAGCTCGGCCGACTTCGACCGCCCGGATGTCGCTCTCTATGCCGACGACGGCATCAACTACCCCGGTGACGTCATCAATATCTTCCAGGCCACGGCCGGCAATCAGGCCCTGGTCGCCTGGTTCAGCCGCTACTGCGATGGCGGTGAGCCCAACTACACGCTCGAGAGCAGTGATCCGACCCGCCGCGACGCGATCGCCGCCTACATGGGCATCGATCTGAACACGCCGTCACCCGATGACCTCTACCTGATCGACATGTTCCTGGTCGCCGGCTCGCAGGGTTCGGTGGACTATGCGCAGGATCAGTTCGAACAGAACCATCCCGTCGGTGAAGTGCCCTTCAGCTGTCTGTGGACTGCACGCGGCTCGCTGGAGCTGATGGACGACGGCACCTACGACATGATCTGGCGCAAGGCCGAGCGTCTGACCTCCGGCCGCCGCGACGTCAACCGCGTCGAAGTGGCCATGGTCGAGGGCGCGGGTGCCGTGATCACCTGGCAGGAGGACCCGGAAGGCCTGCGCGCCGGCCAGGGCGAAGGCCCGGGTGAGGGCTGGAGCGGCGCGGTCGCGAACTCCCAGACCGACGTCTGGTACTCCTACATCGAATGGGAATACTTCGACGAAGTGCAGCAGGACGACGGGACCATCGTCGAGTACGCCGCCTACACCGGTGAATCGAACCGACCAAAGCCGGGCATTCCCTTCGCCATGCCGATGCGCCTGACAGACAACGCCCCCTGCAACGTCGACAACCCGGCCCCCTACTGCAACGGCTCGGCCCTGGTGGCGAACAATCCGGGACTGCCGGATCCGGTCGGTGACTACGGCATGCGGGACATGTGCGCCCAGATCGCCAACGCCACCGTGCGGATCGGCCAGGAACGCGTCCAGACCAACGTCTGCGTGACCGAAGACGGCCTGCCCCTGGTCGGCAATACCGCCTCGACCCGTCCGCGCGTCGGACTGTATGGCTTCGATTCCAACGACGACGACATCACCGACAGCGGTTGGGTCGTGCTCGTTGCCGAAGAAAGCAAGGGCCTGGGCCAGTTCGGTGTGGACACCGAGACCGGCATCGTGGGCTGCGATCCGGAAGTGGACGCGAACTGCGAGACCTTCGATATCGGCAAGAACATGTGGTACCACAGCTTCAGCATGGCGCTGAGCGATACCAGCGTCGAGGAATCGGCGCAGCTGATCGAGAACCTTGGCAGCCACGGCAACATGCTGAACCAGCCCGAGATCGACTGGGAGACGGGCACGATGTTCGCTCCGGTCAGCACCGGGTCCCTGTGGGACTTCGACACGGGCAACTTCGACATCTACCGCACCGAGATCGCCCGTCGCGGCAGCCTGCTTGCGCAGCCCTTCGCGAAGGTCGCCACCACGGCGCTCAGCGACCTGATCTTCGCCGACCGTTTCGAGTCCACCGTTCGGCTGGCAGGCGCCGCACCCGAAACTCTGGGCCTGGTCGCCTTCCCGACATGGAAGCAGGGCGCCATGCAGCAGGGTGGACCCGCCGACGTGATGGCCCGCCGGATCCTGTTGCCGGCCGATTTCGATGACACGACGAACGGCGTCAAGAACCCATATGCCTTCACGAACATGGCCTGCGACACCTGGGCCTATGCGGACGGCTCCAACCCCTTCTATCCCGATGGCCTCTGTCTCGATCCGGCGATCAATCTGTCCTCGGTCACGCCGGACGTCTGCTTCGACACCTCGACCCTCGGCAGCACGGCCTGCCCGACCGTCGATCCGGTCACCGGCATCGGCGACACCAACCCGATCCTGGAAGGCTCCGACATACCCGAGCCCAACACGACCAAGGTGCTGACCTGGCACCAGTGCCAGCCGGGCATGACCGGCGGCACCGCGGTCAGCGCGGCGGGCTTCGACGGGCTCAGCGACCCGGATGCGAGCTTCACCTGCGAAGACTCGCTCACCAACCGCACGAACAACCTGACCGATCAGAGCTGGTACAACCCGCTCGACGTCGCCAAGGGCCACCGTGGCTTCCTGGACGGCGACTTCGTGATGATGCTCTACGCCTGGGCGCCGAACTGGAAGCTGAACTCCCGCGGTCAGGACCGCTACCAGCTCTACATCCGCCGATCCTTCGATGGTGGCTTGACCTGGACCACGTTGCCGGCGGATTACACGGATCGTCAGGGCATCAGCTACGGCGACATGGCGCAAGGCACCGTGCACTGCGAGATCTTCCGTGGCCAGGGCGGTGGCACCTCCGATGAACCGGTGGGCTGCTACGGCTACGGGGCCGGCGCGCCGGAACAGGCTCGCAACGTATCACAGCTGAAGTCGCAGCAGTTCACGATCCTCGATCCACGCTACTCGCCGACACCGAACACGATCGTCGGTAGCACCGATCCGGCCGACATCCGCGACGCCTCGCGGTACTTCATCGTCTACGAGACCGGAGACAACTCCACGGTCGAGGAAGGCGAAGCCGAACCGCTGGATCTGTTCTACGGCCGCGGCATCCGCTTCGGCGATCATTACACGGTCTGGGCGGAAGATACGGGCTCGAGCGACCCGAACGCAGGCCTGGAGAACTGTTATCCAAACGATCTCCACGATGTAACCTCGCTGCCGGCCAACTACCTGGCGGCGGTCCCGGGCTCCGGCTTCTGCAACGAATTCGATCCCTTCGAAGGCGCCCAGGGTCTAGCTTCGGGAGAAGCCAGCCTCGAGGCAAGCCCGGATGGCTCCTGGTTGTATGGCGTCTGGGGGCAGGATGACGAACTGACCGGCGAATCGGATGCGGTCTGGCGCAAGGTCCGCTTCATTCCGGACTACATCTCCGACACCTACAGCTGGTCGCTGCCGGGCACGGCCTCGTATCCGGGAGACAACCGCTACTCGGGCGGAAACTGA
- a CDS encoding metal-dependent hydrolase family protein, with the protein MTSLIRAFAALLLAFTFSPGEARAETWVVVHAGWLLDRPGEAPRREASVIIRDGSIERVESGYVQPEQLALADGDSVTVHDLRDHHVLPGLIDGHVHLTLEFAPGYRQQWVDYSDADMAMVAAGHARSTLMAGFTAVRDLGAAEGDAIFAVRDGIERGDVIGPRVFAAGSTISITGGHGDFSLGFNETVAATMRSSGICDGADDCRQAVRDQVRRGADQIKLTATAGVLSESAAGLEQQFFDDELEAIVATAHSMGRRVTAHAHGAEGIKAALRAGVDAIEHGTFLDDEGIELFRESGAFLAPTLMPNFALQPVIDSPDSWMSPIQRAKARQALTLAQQFARRAHQGGVRIAFATDAGVFPHGDNAREFGLLVDWVGMTPMEAIVSATVDGAENLGQADVLGSLEPGKHADLIAVASDPLADVRSLENVVFVMKGGQVYKTPPP; encoded by the coding sequence ATGACGTCTCTCATCCGGGCCTTCGCGGCCCTCCTGCTCGCTTTCACGTTCAGCCCCGGCGAGGCCCGCGCCGAGACCTGGGTCGTCGTTCATGCCGGCTGGCTTCTCGATCGGCCCGGCGAGGCGCCCCGCCGAGAGGCGTCGGTGATCATTCGAGATGGATCGATCGAGCGGGTCGAATCGGGCTATGTCCAGCCCGAGCAGCTTGCCTTGGCCGACGGTGATTCGGTCACGGTGCACGATCTTCGCGACCACCACGTCCTGCCGGGCCTGATCGATGGCCACGTGCACCTGACCCTGGAGTTCGCGCCGGGCTACCGTCAGCAGTGGGTGGACTATTCGGACGCCGACATGGCGATGGTGGCCGCGGGGCATGCGCGCTCGACCCTGATGGCGGGCTTCACGGCGGTGCGCGATCTGGGTGCCGCCGAGGGCGATGCGATCTTCGCGGTCCGTGACGGCATCGAGCGCGGTGACGTGATCGGGCCTCGGGTCTTCGCCGCCGGCAGCACGATCAGCATTACCGGAGGGCATGGTGACTTCAGCCTGGGCTTCAACGAAACCGTCGCCGCCACGATGCGTAGCTCCGGCATCTGCGATGGCGCGGATGATTGCCGCCAGGCGGTCCGTGATCAGGTTCGTCGCGGTGCGGATCAGATCAAGCTGACCGCCACGGCCGGCGTGTTGTCCGAAAGCGCCGCCGGTCTCGAGCAGCAGTTCTTCGATGACGAACTCGAGGCGATCGTGGCCACCGCTCACTCCATGGGCCGGCGCGTGACCGCACATGCCCATGGCGCCGAAGGCATCAAGGCCGCGCTCCGCGCCGGGGTCGATGCGATCGAGCACGGCACCTTCCTCGACGACGAGGGCATCGAGCTGTTTCGCGAAAGCGGCGCCTTCCTGGCGCCGACCCTGATGCCCAACTTCGCCCTGCAGCCGGTCATCGATAGCCCGGATTCCTGGATGTCGCCGATCCAGCGGGCCAAGGCACGCCAGGCCCTGACCCTGGCCCAGCAGTTCGCCCGCCGCGCGCATCAAGGCGGCGTTCGCATCGCCTTCGCCACCGACGCCGGTGTCTTCCCGCACGGCGACAATGCCCGCGAGTTCGGCCTGCTGGTCGATTGGGTCGGCATGACGCCCATGGAGGCCATCGTCAGCGCCACCGTCGACGGGGCCGAGAATCTGGGTCAGGCCGACGTCCTCGGGTCCCTCGAACCCGGCAAGCACGCCGATCTGATCGCCGTGGCCTCCGATCCGCTGGCGGATGTCCGTTCCCTGGAAAACGTCGTGTTCGTGATGAAGGGAGGTCAGGTCTACAAGACGCCGCCACCTTGA
- a CDS encoding TIGR02450 family Trp-rich protein, with the protein MNRIHPKKLLHSKWTAQHPERREKHFIVREVDFDEDGNVTHCLIEAVLTGRQFEIDWRSLQDAERWRQGWS; encoded by the coding sequence ATGAATCGAATTCACCCCAAGAAGCTCCTCCACAGCAAGTGGACGGCGCAGCACCCGGAACGGCGGGAAAAGCACTTCATCGTCCGGGAAGTGGACTTCGATGAGGACGGAAACGTCACCCACTGCCTGATCGAGGCCGTGCTGACCGGCCGTCAGTTCGAGATCGACTGGCGAAGCCTGCAGGACGCCGAGCGCTGGCGGCAGGGATGGAGCTAG
- a CDS encoding S8 family serine peptidase, producing MTLIRTILPAALLLAVTAGWAQIDPALSQALEGSERVPVIVAIEDTGGSTELNRRLQPEAMAARLARQDAIIERALNRPIAELETASATESRLRRRFRSVPLVSMLLNGAEISALLADPAVTSIVLDDLVAPASDGTMPLIGASALHSAGLTGAGVSTAILDTGVDHEHPMFAGRIIESVCFSSNVDEQSISLCPGAAEEDLTTPDAGDDCAYSGDSTTPIGGCGHGTHVAGIAAGAAFVDPVGGATLIGVAPSAGIVAVQVFSRFDSLCAGFGLSTPCALSYTSDQIAALDWLLINRASLSLASANMSLGGGQYTGYCNTDPRFGVISNLRDLGVATAIASGNSGFNNAVGAPGCIEPAITVGATNDSDVVASFSNSATMIDLLAPGVAINSAEPTIDDTLPGRARSISGTSMATPHVAGAIALLKSAHPNASVDQIEAALASTGVPVTESPSGLVRPRIRVDLAHAVIDATPPGVESILRLSPSNEFTNVASVTWRVRFTEVVENVTADDFLVSGTTGTVSIGQLSAQEADVTVSGGDMASVDGVVSLGFAVGQDIQDPAGNPLDDTTPIGANQSYTLDHTAPILNGFVRFSPSDEQTDADVLVFELSFSEAVTSISIDDFDIVGTTAVGSFMPVNASTYQITLSGGDLADLNGTVGLNLSFSQDVRDTVGNFLGTVEPAIDETYSIVNGATVGGAVTGLVGTGLRLQNNGGDDLLVSGDGPFVFGSVVPFGDSYEVTVATDPSEPAQRCEVTNESGQAGMTPIDNVQVDCRTIIDLSISISSDAAVLEPGAGLSYVITVINQGPVAVSSARVTNLLPAELVDASWVCMPSAGSVCAMDGFGSIDELVDLQPGGQVTFLLSAVAAVGEQHVLFNVAEVSAPGDVLEDEVSNNSASDRLATDSAFDDRFEP from the coding sequence ATGACATTGATTCGAACGATTCTCCCCGCCGCCCTCCTCCTGGCGGTTACCGCTGGCTGGGCCCAGATCGACCCGGCGCTGAGCCAGGCCCTTGAAGGCTCGGAGCGCGTCCCGGTGATCGTGGCGATCGAGGATACCGGGGGGAGCACCGAGCTGAACCGCCGCCTCCAGCCCGAGGCCATGGCCGCGCGCCTGGCGCGCCAGGACGCGATCATCGAGCGCGCGCTGAACCGGCCGATTGCCGAGCTCGAGACCGCGTCGGCGACGGAATCGCGGCTACGCCGCCGCTTCCGGAGCGTGCCGTTGGTGTCGATGCTTCTGAACGGCGCGGAAATTTCCGCACTGCTCGCCGATCCTGCCGTGACCTCGATCGTGCTCGATGACCTCGTGGCTCCGGCGAGCGATGGCACCATGCCCCTGATCGGGGCCAGCGCCTTGCACAGCGCCGGTCTGACCGGTGCGGGCGTGAGCACCGCCATCCTCGATACCGGGGTCGATCATGAACACCCGATGTTTGCCGGTCGCATCATCGAATCGGTCTGCTTCTCGAGCAATGTGGATGAACAATCCATCAGTCTGTGCCCCGGGGCGGCAGAAGAAGACCTCACCACCCCGGATGCGGGCGATGACTGCGCCTATTCAGGTGATTCGACGACGCCGATCGGCGGCTGTGGCCATGGCACGCACGTGGCCGGCATTGCGGCGGGTGCTGCCTTCGTCGATCCGGTGGGCGGTGCGACCCTGATCGGCGTCGCGCCATCGGCGGGCATCGTGGCCGTTCAGGTCTTCTCCCGTTTCGACAGCCTGTGCGCCGGCTTCGGCCTTTCGACCCCATGCGCCCTGTCCTACACGAGTGATCAGATCGCGGCCCTGGATTGGCTGCTGATCAACCGTGCCAGCCTGAGTCTGGCCTCCGCCAACATGAGTCTCGGCGGTGGACAGTACACGGGCTACTGCAACACCGACCCGCGCTTCGGCGTCATCAGCAACCTCCGTGACCTGGGCGTGGCCACTGCCATCGCCTCCGGCAACAGTGGCTTCAACAATGCCGTGGGTGCACCCGGTTGCATCGAGCCCGCCATCACCGTCGGGGCCACGAACGATTCGGACGTGGTGGCCAGCTTCTCGAACTCGGCGACCATGATCGATCTGCTGGCGCCGGGCGTGGCGATCAATTCCGCCGAGCCGACGATCGACGATACCCTGCCCGGCCGTGCGCGATCGATCAGTGGGACCTCGATGGCGACGCCGCATGTGGCCGGGGCCATCGCGCTGCTGAAGTCTGCCCACCCCAACGCATCCGTGGACCAGATCGAGGCGGCGCTGGCATCGACCGGTGTGCCCGTGACCGAATCGCCTTCAGGTCTGGTTCGGCCCCGGATCCGCGTTGACCTGGCGCATGCCGTCATCGATGCGACCCCCCCGGGGGTGGAATCCATTCTTCGTCTGTCACCGTCGAACGAATTCACCAACGTCGCGAGCGTTACCTGGCGGGTTCGCTTCACGGAAGTCGTCGAGAACGTGACGGCCGATGATTTTCTGGTGTCGGGCACGACGGGCACGGTCAGCATCGGTCAGCTGAGCGCCCAGGAAGCGGACGTGACCGTGTCCGGGGGTGACATGGCCAGCGTCGATGGTGTCGTGTCGCTCGGCTTCGCGGTCGGGCAGGACATCCAGGATCCGGCAGGCAACCCCCTCGACGACACCACGCCCATCGGCGCGAATCAGTCCTATACGCTCGACCACACGGCGCCGATCCTGAACGGCTTCGTGCGCTTCTCTCCGAGTGATGAACAGACCGATGCCGACGTGCTCGTCTTCGAGCTCTCCTTCAGCGAGGCGGTCACCAGCATCTCGATCGACGATTTCGACATCGTCGGGACGACTGCGGTGGGCAGCTTCATGCCCGTCAACGCCAGCACCTATCAGATCACGCTCTCCGGGGGTGACCTGGCTGATCTGAACGGCACCGTTGGCCTGAACCTGTCCTTCAGCCAGGACGTCCGCGATACCGTCGGCAACTTCCTGGGCACGGTGGAGCCGGCCATCGACGAGACCTATTCGATCGTCAATGGAGCGACCGTCGGGGGTGCCGTGACGGGGCTGGTAGGCACCGGCCTGAGGCTTCAGAACAACGGCGGCGACGATCTGCTCGTCAGCGGCGATGGTCCCTTCGTTTTCGGCTCGGTCGTTCCCTTCGGCGATAGCTACGAGGTCACCGTGGCCACCGATCCGAGCGAGCCAGCGCAGCGCTGTGAAGTGACGAACGAGTCCGGGCAGGCCGGGATGACACCGATCGATAACGTTCAGGTCGACTGCCGGACGATCATCGATCTTTCGATCAGCATCAGTAGCGATGCAGCCGTTCTCGAGCCCGGTGCCGGGCTGAGCTATGTGATCACGGTCATCAATCAGGGGCCGGTGGCCGTCAGCAGTGCGCGCGTCACCAATCTGCTCCCCGCCGAACTGGTGGATGCGTCCTGGGTCTGCATGCCTTCGGCAGGGTCGGTCTGTGCGATGGATGGATTCGGATCCATCGATGAACTGGTCGACCTTCAGCCCGGTGGACAGGTCACGTTCCTGCTCAGCGCCGTCGCGGCGGTGGGCGAGCAGCATGTGCTGTTCAATGTGGCCGAGGTCTCGGCCCCGGGCGATGTGCTCGAGGACGAGGTGTCCAACAACAGCGCCAGCGACCGGCTGGCCACCGACAGTGCCTTCGATGATCGCTTCGAGCCCTGA